A window of Vigna unguiculata cultivar IT97K-499-35 chromosome 4, ASM411807v1, whole genome shotgun sequence contains these coding sequences:
- the LOC114182567 gene encoding uncharacterized protein LOC114182567, translating into MEPTCGARAMEWSIQLEMGLRSAKPGAPVKAILEMEPRLWQWSREPESGVAPYAMFGLVPGEDRIFANAILLRLADAFRGGDIETRLSVVRVFLSERKHRSKEKKNQCKGLLSQARVANHLELLTRVKSVFDSGDLESKALALVLFGCWADFLKDNAQIRYLIFSSLVSAHDCEVRASLYATGCLCEVSDDFASVSVEMLFNIMSSSSVSLPVKLAAARVLAKCKSSYSVAHKAYKTGMELVLNSSHEDFMVAMLYSLSKLACILIPLTSYQVDFLLLFLNRERTSQVKETALRCLHFLFKRGLCENSDNSGIIRGLFSIMEEPEISLPMQYKALRVLHKVLLSIPPSSLHMELREFMRLQTVIENTSQYPASRKSCLAICILADLCCRTKDRAEIENVFGCSSLPSRVITLIKDHIKLLLMPLLEGSQNDLTICQELQGLLKILLTVVESHPSLGCLVLDNIKEVIEYYLVTVASTDRAVPLTLIALNFKGKKQNSFIFKFLSKIYRFLVACLENLYVVGAINTEVFSKVNILAKIVCQCNLIDCYTYLLYHLLLHSQPICDGLVHESDETHPTSCLIKGTTFVNKVLTGTNGWTAYKVGAHAACQGEWSLATIIFRTLIEKVKSVSCCSWLNALFHYSNSEEKIQLLRQPKQGTTSIELVGTIEFPLSRDYKDDTCPRLARIINDCNYYDQLTQSHVEVCSSLKILEASATSSQEFCFQRWFLSLRARVLENLVSVVKALREVLLNVDQNLNQVETESSDKLQFLKSYKDITQISLQLFRLAEEFNLLRASFIEMDSESSEVLAAHGLSSSVLAFVTAFGVSNIDHNSQRIFIGVKTSSNLQALTIQNLRRLFWCVDSRTRASFSLLLNYFDLNENCLSPGSCYRTCSIGYKDREVLNVCNYAVSSAVCLLQKTASEFAKNALTLASSTLIKLMHIHLRIPKYFFKVRPFIGSELFLHNEDSVNGVEISVSHGSHITLNICLQLKNVPPNLLVKSTKCYCILHCSTSFLVPCRQTLGHSQSISEAWKYDEIVELNQKLVCHVLDGVAGKRRIGMHSRAHGNSVAVETFMDFRPNEKGQGFSHCSLDVSNFPVGSYRIKWHSCMVDSQDSYWSLLPLNPGPVFFVTKPRIG; encoded by the exons ATGGAACCAACCTGTGGTGCTCGTGCCATGGAATGGAGCATTCAACTTGAAATGGGTCTCCGTTCTGCAAAACCTG GTGCTCCTGTCAAAGCCATATTGGAAATGGAGCCTCGCCTTTGGCAATGGAGTAGAGAGCCTGAATCTGGCGTTGCTCCCTATGCTATGTTTGGTCTTGTTCCAGGCGAAGATAGAATATTTGCCAATGCTATCCTCTTGCGCCTTGCTGATGCCTTTAGGGGAGGTGACATAGAGACCAGGCTTTCGGTTGTTAGGGTTTTCTTGTCTGAACGGAAACATCGCAGTAAGGAGAAGAAAAATCAATGCAAAGGGTTGCTGTCACAGGCCAGAGTAGCTAATCACTTGGAGTTGTTAACGAGAGTGAAATCTGTTTTTGATAGTGGGGATTTGGAGTCGAAGGCACTGGCTTTGGTTTTGTTTGGTTGTTGGGCTGATTTTCTGAAAGACAATGCTCAGATTCGATACTTGATATTTTCAAGCCTTGTTTCTGCTCATGACTGTGAG GTTAGAGCATCTTTGTATGCCACTGGGTGCCTTTGTGAGGTATCAGATGATTTTGCATCTGTTTCAGTGGAGatgttatttaatataatgAGTTCATCTTCCGTGTCTTTGCCGGTAAAGTTGGCTGCTGCCCGTGTTTTGGCAAAATGCAAATCCTCTTATTCAGTTGCACATAAAGCGTACAAG ACAGGTATGGAGTTGGTACTAAATTCGTCACATGAAGATTTTATGGTTGCTATGTTATACTCGCTCTCAAAACTGGCTTGCATTTTAATTCCTTTAACCTCTTATCAG GTGGACTTTCTACTTTTGTTTCTCAATCGAGAAAGAACTTCACAAGTAAAAGAAACAGCATTAAGATGCttgcattttttattcaaaagagGATTGTGTGAGAACTCAGATAATTCAGGTATAATTCGTGGGCTGTTTTCCATAATGGAGGAACCTGAAATTTCATTGCCCATGCAATATAAAGCTCTAAGGGTCTTGCACAAG GTCCTTCTTTCTATTCCGCCTTCTTCACTTCACATGGAACTTCGTGAGTTTATGAGGCTTCAAACTGTTATTGAAAACACTAGTCAATATCCAGCCTCGAGGAAGAGCTGCTTGGCCATTTGTATTCTAGCAGATTTGTGTTGTAGGACAAAGGACAGAGCAGAAATTGAGAATGTTTTTGGTTGTTCTTCCCTTCCATCACGTGTTATCACTTTAATCAAAGatcatatcaaacttttgttgaTGCCATTGTTGGAAGGTTCTCAAAATGATTTGACAATTTGTCAGGAGCTCCAGGGTCTGTTGAAGATTCTTTTAACTGTTGTTGAAAGTCATCCTTCTCTTGGTTGTTTGGTACTTGATAACATAAAAGAAGTGATTGAATATTATCTTGTGACTGTTGCATCTACTGATCGTGCAGTACCATTAACTCTTATAGCTCTAAATTTTAAAGGGAAAAAGCaaaattcctttatttttaaatttctttccaAAATATACAGATTTCTGGTGGCATGCCTTGAAAACCTTTATGTAGTTGGAGCTATCAATACTGAAGTGTTCAGCAAAGTGAATATTTTGGCCAAAATTGTGTGCCAGTGTAATTTAATTGATTGCTATACATACTTATTATACCATTTGCTATTGCACAGTCAGCCTATTTGTGATGGCTTAGTCCATGAGAGTGATGAAACACATCCGACTAGTTGTCTTATTAAAGGCACAACGTTTGTAAACAAAGTCTTGACAGGAACAAATGGCTGGACTGCTTACAAGGTTGGTGCTCACGCAGCGTGTCAGGGTGAATGGTCGCTGGCTACTATTATATTCAGGACATTAATAGAGAAAGTGAAGTCTGTTTCTTGCTGTAGCTGGTTAAATGCATTGTTCCATTATTCTAATTCTGAAGAAAAAATTCAACTTCTTAGGCAGCCAAAACAGGGAACCACATCAATAGAGTTGGTGGGGACTATTGAGTTTCCTTTATCACGTGATTACAAGGATGATACATGTCCAAGACTTGCCAGGATTATCAATGATTGTAATTACTATGATCAGCTTACTCAGTCTCATGTGGAAGTGTGCTCCTCCTTGAAAATTTTGGAAGCCTCTGCAACAAGTTCTCAAGAATTTTGTTTCCAGAGGTGGTTTTTATCATTAAGAGCTAGAGTGTTGGAAAATTTAGTGTCTGTGGTTAAAGCTTTGAGGGAAGTTTTATTGAACGTGGATCAGAATTTAAATCAGGTAGAGACTGAGAGTAGTGATAAGCTTCAATTCCTGAAGTCTTATAAAGATATTACTCAAATTTCTTTGCAACTGTTTAGACTAGCAGAAGAATTTAATCTACTTAGAGCATCTTTCATTGAGATGGACAGTGAGAGTTCTGAAGTCCTTGCAGCTCATGGTCTGAGTTCTTCAGTATTAGCATTTGTAACTGCTTTTGGCGTGTCTAATATAGACCATAATTCTCAGAGAATTTTTATTGGTGTCAAAACCTCTAGTAATTTACAGGCTTTGACAATACAAAATTTAAGGAGGCTATTTTGGTGTGTGGATAGTAGAACCAGAGCGAGTTTCTCTTTGCTGTTGAATTATTTTGACCTAAATGAGAACTGTTTATCTCCAGGATCTTGTTACCGAACTTGTAGCATTGGCTATAAAGACAGAGAGGTGCTCAATGTTTGTAATTATGCTGTCTCCAGTGCTGTATGCTTGCTTCAGAAAACTGCATCTGAGTTTGCCAAGAATGCTTTGACACTAGCTTCTAGTACTTTGATAAAATTGATGCACATTCATCTTCGGATTCCAAAGTACTTCTTCAAAGTAAG ACCATTCATTGGGTCAGAACTTTTTCTCCACAATGAGGACTCTGTTAATGGGGTTGAAATATCCGTTTCGCATGGCTCTCACATCACATTGAATATTTGTCTTCAATTAAAGAACGTGCCACCGAACCTCCTGGTTAAGTCAACTAAGTGTTACTGCATCCTTCATTGCAGTACGTCCTTCCTTGTCCCATGTCGACAAACCTTGGGGCACTCACAGTCTATATCTGAAGCTTGGAAATATGATGAAATTGTTGAACTGAACCAAAAGTTGGTTTGCCATGTCTTGGATGGTGTGGCAGGCAAGAGAAGAATTGGTATGCACAGTAGGGCCCATGGTAATAGTGTGGCTGTGGAGACATTCATGGATTTTAGACCTAATGAGAAAGGGCAGGGGTTTTCACATTGCTCACTTGATGTGTCTAACTTTCCCGTAGGTTCTTATAGAATCAAGTGGCATAGTTGTATGGTTGATAGTCAAGATTCCTATTGGAGTCTCCTTCCGTTGAACCCAGGACCTGTATTTTTTGTTACAAAACCCAGAATTGGCTAA